A genome region from Gossypium hirsutum isolate 1008001.06 chromosome A04, Gossypium_hirsutum_v2.1, whole genome shotgun sequence includes the following:
- the LOC107931139 gene encoding heavy metal-associated isoprenylated plant protein 47 isoform X2 — translation MKVQMNCEKCRAQALKIAAATQGVTHIAIQGKEKDELMVTGDEVDSVKLTRCLRKKLHHATILTIEVIKEKKEEKKDDEKYTSPYYVCYPPYPMPPQIMVQDPCQSQACSIM, via the exons ATGAAG GTGCAAATGAACTGTGAGAAATGTCGAGCACAGGCTTTGAAGATTGCTGCTGCTACACAAG GTGTGACTCACATAGCAAtacaagggaaagaaaaagatgaactaATGGTAACCGGAGACGAAGTGGATTCAGTTAAGTTGACTCGTTGTTTAAGAAAGAAGCTTCACCATGCTACCATATTGACCATAGAAgtaataaaagagaagaaagaagagaaaaaagatgatgaaaaatataCCTCGCCTTATTATGTATGTTATCCCCCATATCCCATGCCTCCACAAATTATGGTTCAAGATCCATGCCAAAGCCAAGCATGTTCCATCATGTGA
- the LOC107931139 gene encoding heavy metal-associated isoprenylated plant protein 47 isoform X1: MKQKMVLKVQMNCEKCRAQALKIAAATQGVTHIAIQGKEKDELMVTGDEVDSVKLTRCLRKKLHHATILTIEVIKEKKEEKKDDEKYTSPYYVCYPPYPMPPQIMVQDPCQSQACSIM; this comes from the exons ATGAAG CAAAAGATGGTTCTGAAGGTGCAAATGAACTGTGAGAAATGTCGAGCACAGGCTTTGAAGATTGCTGCTGCTACACAAG GTGTGACTCACATAGCAAtacaagggaaagaaaaagatgaactaATGGTAACCGGAGACGAAGTGGATTCAGTTAAGTTGACTCGTTGTTTAAGAAAGAAGCTTCACCATGCTACCATATTGACCATAGAAgtaataaaagagaagaaagaagagaaaaaagatgatgaaaaatataCCTCGCCTTATTATGTATGTTATCCCCCATATCCCATGCCTCCACAAATTATGGTTCAAGATCCATGCCAAAGCCAAGCATGTTCCATCATGTGA